The following DNA comes from Diceros bicornis minor isolate mBicDic1 chromosome 7, mDicBic1.mat.cur, whole genome shotgun sequence.
GGATTTCACACTGTAGATGATGGGGTTGAGCACAGGGGGCACTACCAGGTACAAATAGGCAACAAGAGTATGAACAATGGCGGGCAGATGCCTCCCAAAATGGTGGATCATGGACACTCCAATGACTGGGATGTAGACAATCAGAACAGCTAAGATATGAGAAACACAAGTGTTAAGGGCCCAGGCACACTTCTTGAGAGAGACCAGATGCATCACTGTATGAAGAATAAGGGTATAAGACAGGACAACAAGCAGGGAGTCTGCAACCAACGTGGACAGAACTACGTACAGCCCATAAAGGATATTGACAGTAATGTCAGCACAGGCCCGTTTCATGACATCTGCATGGAAACAGAATGAGTGGGACAGGAGGATCTTGCCAGGGCAAAAATTCCGTCGCTTCAGTAAGAAGGGCACAAGGAAGAGGGACACAGAGGCTCGAATCACAATGGCCAGCCCAATCCTGATGATGACATTATTTGTGAGGACAGCTGCATACCGCAGGGGATTGGAGATGGCCACAAAGCGGTCAAATGACATGGCCAGCAGCACCGAGGACTCCACCACAGAGAAAGAGTGGAGGAAGAACATCTGGACCAGGCAGGCATTGAAGCCGATGAGCCGATGGTCAAACCAGAGCAGAGCCAGGGTGGTGGGCAGTGTGGAAAAGGTGAGGCCCACATCGGTGAGGGCCAGCATGGACAGGAAGTAGTACATGGGCTGGTGCAGGCTGGGAGTCCTCTTCACAGCCAAGAGGATCAGGCAGTTTCCAGTGAGGGCCGCAGTGTACATGGTGGAGAAGGAGATGGAGATCCAGCTGTGAATGGCCTCCAGCCCTGGGATGCCAATCATCAGGAAGGCAGGTGGCTGAAAGAAGGAGATGTTGCCATAGGACTGGGAAGGGAGCATCCTTGGGGGACAGATGAGGTCTCCACAAAGATGTGACCTCTTCAATctgggcagacagacagacactgaCAGGATACCTGTCATTAGGTAGACATTTATGTATGCTGTATAggttttatcattaattatttcccATTTTCTCAGCTCTTACTTTGTATTTTCAACTGTTCCGGGAATGTACATGCATTAGCTAATGTACCTCAAAACAAATGCAGAATATAGGGTATGGTTAACTTCTCCATGATTACCAGAAAATTAACGACTGAAGTGGATTTAGAATTCAgttgtttctaaatgtaaattCTGTACTCTTTCCCCTCTATCATGTGTCTTTGTTAAGCGATGTTTGTTAATACTCTTTAATATGTAAAGCACCCTCTAAATGctcctcatcatcatcaccatcatgaaCATCACCTCTTCATCATCATAGTCTTTGTCTTCATCATTATTCCATGGTTACTGCATTTTGTAGTATTCTAAATGTTTTCCCATAATT
Coding sequences within:
- the LOC131408709 gene encoding olfactory receptor 51I2-like, whose translation is MLPSQSYGNISFFQPPAFLMIGIPGLEAIHSWISISFSTMYTAALTGNCLILLAVKRTPSLHQPMYYFLSMLALTDVGLTFSTLPTTLALLWFDHRLIGFNACLVQMFFLHSFSVVESSVLLAMSFDRFVAISNPLRYAAVLTNNVIIRIGLAIVIRASVSLFLVPFLLKRRNFCPGKILLSHSFCFHADVMKRACADITVNILYGLYVVLSTLVADSLLVVLSYTLILHTVMHLVSLKKCAWALNTCVSHILAVLIVYIPVIGVSMIHHFGRHLPAIVHTLVAYLYLVVPPVLNPIIYSVKSKPIREAMLGVLMRQG